From one Stieleria sp. JC731 genomic stretch:
- a CDS encoding DUF1501 domain-containing protein: MNPKLEQLQLKTRRHFFRQSTAGIGAIALSSLLSQDAPAGNTSNPADSTVVNPLAPRAPHFAAKAKRVIYLHMTGSPPNLDLFDYKPELIKRSDQDCPDEFLAGREFAFTSGTPKLMGSPRQWKQVGESGMWMSDAIPHFHSIADEMCVVHSVYTDQFNHAPAELLVYTGSPRSGRPSMGSWVTYGLGSENEDLPGFVVLISSGVQPNGGKNSFGSGFLPSVYQGVQCRSKGDPVLYSSDPPGMPRDVRRSTLDALADLNRMQAAQMGHPETLTRIAQYELAYRMQTSVPDVMDISSESQATLDEYGAKPGESSLANNCLLARRLVESGVRFVQLFDWGWDFHGTGADTGLTDGLTNKCATMDKPIAALIADLKRRGLLEDTLVVWGGEFGRTPFREGRTAKSKILGRDHYPDTFTMWMAGGGVKGGFEYGQSDELGFSVAENPVHVHDLQATILHQLGFDHERLTYRFQGRDFRLTDVHGHVVKDLLA; this comes from the coding sequence ATGAACCCCAAACTAGAACAACTGCAACTGAAAACGCGACGTCACTTCTTTCGCCAATCCACCGCAGGAATCGGCGCGATCGCTTTATCATCGTTGCTAAGCCAAGACGCTCCGGCAGGTAACACCAGCAATCCCGCGGATTCGACCGTGGTTAACCCGCTCGCTCCCCGAGCCCCACACTTTGCCGCCAAAGCAAAACGTGTGATCTATCTGCACATGACCGGGTCGCCTCCAAACCTGGACCTGTTCGATTACAAACCCGAGTTGATCAAACGCAGCGACCAAGACTGCCCAGATGAGTTCTTAGCCGGTCGCGAGTTCGCGTTCACCAGCGGAACACCAAAGCTGATGGGCTCGCCTCGTCAATGGAAACAGGTTGGCGAATCTGGCATGTGGATGTCGGACGCAATTCCGCACTTTCATTCGATTGCCGATGAAATGTGTGTGGTCCACTCGGTCTATACCGACCAGTTCAATCACGCCCCGGCAGAACTGTTGGTCTACACAGGTTCGCCACGCAGCGGTCGCCCTTCGATGGGATCATGGGTGACCTATGGGCTGGGAAGTGAAAACGAAGACTTGCCTGGCTTTGTTGTCTTGATCTCAAGCGGCGTCCAACCCAATGGCGGAAAGAATTCGTTCGGCAGCGGATTCTTACCATCGGTTTATCAAGGCGTTCAGTGCCGATCCAAAGGCGACCCGGTGCTGTACTCCTCTGATCCTCCAGGTATGCCTCGCGACGTACGGCGATCGACTTTGGACGCGCTTGCCGACCTGAACCGAATGCAAGCGGCACAGATGGGGCACCCCGAAACATTGACTCGAATCGCCCAATACGAACTCGCCTACCGAATGCAAACATCGGTTCCCGATGTGATGGATATCAGTTCGGAATCACAAGCCACTTTGGATGAATACGGTGCCAAACCGGGTGAATCGAGCCTCGCGAATAATTGTTTGCTCGCCCGTCGACTGGTCGAATCAGGCGTTCGCTTTGTGCAACTGTTCGACTGGGGCTGGGACTTCCACGGTACCGGTGCGGATACCGGTTTGACCGACGGGCTGACCAACAAATGTGCGACGATGGACAAACCGATCGCCGCATTGATTGCCGACCTAAAACGGCGTGGGCTCCTAGAGGACACACTGGTTGTTTGGGGCGGCGAATTCGGTCGGACCCCGTTCCGTGAAGGACGCACCGCGAAAAGCAAAATCCTTGGACGCGACCATTACCCGGACACGTTCACCATGTGGATGGCTGGCGGCGGCGTCAAAGGTGGATTCGAATACGGCCAGTCAGACGAACTCGGTTTCAGCGTCGCAGAGAACCCGGTGCATGTTCACGACCTGCAAGCCACGATCCTGCATCAATTGGGATTTGACCACGAACGGCTGACTTATCGATTCCAGGGACGCGATTTTCGATTAACCGATGTGCATGGTCATGTCGTCAAAGATTTGCTCGCCTGA
- a CDS encoding acetyltransferase has protein sequence MTHFDVFNGDADGICALHQLRLAQPLQSELITGVKRDINLVRRVSAKPGDLVTVLDISLDKNRDELVRVLGEGASVQYFDHHFAGEIPDSDQLETHIDTAGDVCTGLLVNRYLNSEFLPWAVTALYGDNLHDAARTAAEPLQYSDAQLGKLERLGTLMNYNGYGSTLDDLYFPPAELYKKVKPYSDPFEFIETDAAFEKLAEGFESDMRRAESISPVLETEQCAAFVFPNESFSRRVSGVYSNQLARDNPNRAHALLSLLPSGGYLISVRAPLVTKSGADELCRQFPTGGGRQAAAGVNDLPGDQLAAFLNAMQKQFAA, from the coding sequence ATGACTCACTTCGACGTATTCAATGGTGACGCCGACGGCATTTGTGCGCTCCACCAACTTCGCTTGGCTCAGCCCCTGCAGTCGGAACTGATCACCGGTGTGAAACGAGACATCAACTTAGTGCGACGTGTCTCCGCAAAACCCGGTGACCTTGTTACGGTGCTGGATATTTCTTTGGACAAAAACCGTGATGAACTCGTCCGCGTGCTTGGCGAAGGTGCTTCAGTTCAATACTTCGACCACCACTTTGCCGGTGAGATCCCTGATTCTGATCAGCTGGAAACTCATATCGATACCGCGGGCGATGTCTGCACTGGGCTGTTGGTAAATCGCTATCTAAACAGCGAGTTTTTGCCTTGGGCTGTTACGGCTTTGTATGGCGACAACTTGCACGATGCGGCTCGCACCGCAGCGGAACCACTGCAATACTCGGATGCACAATTGGGCAAGCTCGAACGGCTCGGAACGTTGATGAACTACAACGGATACGGAAGCACGCTGGACGATCTCTATTTCCCACCGGCAGAGCTTTACAAGAAGGTTAAACCGTACAGCGACCCATTCGAGTTCATCGAAACGGACGCGGCCTTCGAAAAGCTTGCCGAGGGTTTTGAAAGTGACATGAGACGCGCCGAGTCGATCTCGCCAGTCCTGGAAACGGAACAATGCGCCGCGTTCGTCTTCCCAAATGAATCGTTCTCTCGGCGAGTTAGTGGCGTCTACAGCAACCAACTTGCTCGTGATAACCCAAATCGCGCCCACGCTCTTTTGAGCCTGCTGCCTTCGGGCGGCTATCTGATCAGCGTTCGTGCGCCGCTAGTCACCAAATCGGGTGCCGACGAACTCTGTCGCCAATTCCCCACCGGAGGTGGACGACAGGCCGCTGCAGGCGTCAATGATCTGCCGGGAGATCAGCTCGCTGCCTTTTTAAATGCCATGCAGAAACAATTTGCTGCATAA
- a CDS encoding LuxR C-terminal-related transcriptional regulator, translating to MYSVSPLDLPQATDFTDPYFFFANRGRTELTYVSPSIERVLGYNPTTIVGASYVDFLVSDDPLNDDVEECQNTDLSGGRTIHALRSVFDQSGRRRVLSVNTVGVCERPAGPVVRRHSIARDVTESVESHRQLMMRLHSLDRAARQLSSQERDVAERIMQGKMNRDIARELKISDRTVERRRAAIMKHLGAATVSEMVAKLVERDLLRQWTYSASDALWQTARNSHLAVTAVAG from the coding sequence GTGTACAGCGTTTCGCCTTTGGATCTACCGCAAGCAACAGATTTTACCGACCCGTATTTCTTCTTCGCCAATCGAGGGCGAACCGAACTGACCTACGTCAGCCCCTCGATCGAACGGGTCTTGGGTTACAATCCGACCACGATCGTCGGTGCCTCGTATGTTGATTTCCTCGTTTCCGACGACCCACTGAACGACGATGTCGAGGAATGCCAAAACACCGATCTAAGCGGTGGACGGACCATCCACGCGCTGCGCAGTGTCTTCGATCAGTCAGGCCGCCGTCGTGTCCTTTCGGTCAACACCGTTGGCGTTTGCGAACGTCCCGCGGGACCAGTGGTCCGGCGTCACAGTATCGCGCGTGATGTTACCGAAAGTGTCGAATCGCATCGCCAATTGATGATGCGTTTGCACTCGCTCGATCGAGCCGCACGACAACTGAGTTCACAGGAACGTGATGTCGCTGAGCGGATCATGCAAGGCAAAATGAACCGTGATATCGCCCGCGAGCTCAAGATTTCCGACCGCACCGTTGAACGTCGACGTGCCGCAATCATGAAACACTTGGGTGCCGCAACCGTTTCCGAAATGGTTGCCAAGCTCGTCGAACGCGATCTACTCCGCCAATGGACTTACTCGGCCAGCGATGCCCTTTGGCAGACGGCACGCAACTCGCACTTGGCTGTCACAGCAGTCGCAGGCTAG